AACCAGCATGGCGGGCAGCCGCGCTATTTTCAGAAATCTGGGGATCTTTAGCCTGCTGGCGGCAACCTGGCTGCTGACGGATATTAAGCCGTTGCAGCTCTTTTTTCCCAGAAAAGAAGTGGCTTATTTACTTTCCTTCTGCAGCATGATGCTGATGCCGACGGCTTTTTTGCTGTTTGTCCGCCAAATTTGTCAGCGCGGGAAAGTGGGTTTGGACGTTCTGAGCTATCTGACCGTTTTTGCATTTTTGCTGAATTTAAGCTTGGCTGCCGCGGGGATTGCCAGCCTCGCTCAGACTATTCTGCTCAGCCACCTCCTGATTGCCGTCACGCTGATCTACGTGGCGGTGATTGGTTTGCTCGAATATCGGAATGACCGAAGCACAGATCTGCGCGAAATCATCCTCGGTATCTTTGTTCTCTGCTGCAGTGCCGGGATCAGCCTCGTTCAGTATTACTTTGCCAGACCGGATGACAATGCAAATTATGCCATGGTGTTCAAACTGGGTATTCTCGTCTTTATTATACTGCTGGCTGTCTCGGCAATCAGAAAAAGTGCGGCGTTTTATCGCGGTCTGACCGCAGCGGAGATTTATCGGAAAATGGCTTTTACCGATTCTATGACAAACCTGGGCAATCGAGCCGCCTTTGAAATTGACATGAGTCAAAGGCAAAAGCAACCGGATGCCTCGAAAAGCTTGGCGGTGGCCGTTTTTGATATGGATAACCTCAAACAAAGCAATGATAATTTCGGTCACCTTGCAGGAGATGAGCTGATTTGCGGTTTTGCCGCCTGTATACAAAATGTATTTCAGGACTATGGCACCGCTTATCGCATCGGCGGGGACGAATTCGCCGTGATTCTGGAGCTACAGGAGCGAGCGATGCCGGAGACCCTGATGTTGGAATTTGAACGCCGCATCCGGCAATATAACGCTTCGCATTTGCATCCGATCCGGTCATCCTGGGGATTTGCGGCAGCCGGGCAAGCACAGACAGAAGACGTCGATCTGGAGCAGCTGTTTAAAAAGGCGGATCAGGAGATGTACCGGCAGAAGGCAAAGCATAAATCGGATCTTTAAAAAAAAAAAGAGAAAAGCGCCGTCCGCTTCTCTTCAACAGAGAAGCGGATGGCGTTTTTTTTAACGGCAAGACGAAAATTCTGCCCGGCTGGTCTGCGGCCCAGACTTCAGCGAAGCGGTTTGCTGCTCCGGGGGACGGAATTCAACCAAACATGTCCCTGCGGGTAGGCTTTTTTCAGCGCGAAGCTAAGCCACTGCTGCTGTTCTTCCGACATCAGCGGCAGTA
The DNA window shown above is from Negativicutes bacterium and carries:
- a CDS encoding GGDEF domain-containing protein → MKAKKQWLTVLFSIALSIALLFVCYSYHDSAADPYVLNQEEIQDLSDGWLQQQDGVKLSLPYSAGLTGQAPLVLAGLLPSYLPDFAVLCIETNYQYLTVTAGDTVLYASNENRLTIFGKPFYLTLHLVELPRDLQGSWLTFTTGTNAAEQNVGIRRLVLGNKSAVTIRLLREIAPELLYCVIIYLAGLFFLTVTFFFNKTSMAGSRAIFRNLGIFSLLAATWLLTDIKPLQLFFPRKEVAYLLSFCSMMLMPTAFLLFVRQICQRGKVGLDVLSYLTVFAFLLNLSLAAAGIASLAQTILLSHLLIAVTLIYVAVIGLLEYRNDRSTDLREIILGIFVLCCSAGISLVQYYFARPDDNANYAMVFKLGILVFIILLAVSAIRKSAAFYRGLTAAEIYRKMAFTDSMTNLGNRAAFEIDMSQRQKQPDASKSLAVAVFDMDNLKQSNDNFGHLAGDELICGFAACIQNVFQDYGTAYRIGGDEFAVILELQERAMPETLMLEFERRIRQYNASHLHPIRSSWGFAAAGQAQTEDVDLEQLFKKADQEMYRQKAKHKSDL